The following proteins are co-located in the Streptomyces sp. DT2A-34 genome:
- a CDS encoding MFS transporter, which translates to MPDVRLASPQGKWILLTTVLGSSMAMLDSTVVNVALPRIGRDLDADLAALQWTVNAYMLTLAGLILLGGSLGDRYGRRKIFVVGVVWFAVASLLCGIAPNAGVLIAARALQGVGGALLTPGSLALIQASFHPDDRGRAVGLWSGFGGVGAAVGPFLGGWLVDGPGWRWVFLLNVPLALLCVPVALRHVPESGDGRKHGRFDVLGAALGALSLALVTYALIEARGGSVVVAVCAVAGVAAGIAFVVVEKRRRDPMMPLDIFASRQFSAVNLVTLCVYAALGGFFFLAVIQLQVVAGYSALGAGTALLPTTVLMLLLSARSGALADRIGPRIPLTVGPLLCAAGMLLMLRVGPDASYVADVLPAVLVLGFGLVTLVAPLTATVLASVDVARAGLASGINNAAARAAGLVAVAALPLLTGMGQEAYRSPAAFDDAFGRAMSLCAGVLAAGAVLGFATVRRLPPDCTRPECRTHGGVVAPPLEGRPVRGRAPGGGDS; encoded by the coding sequence ATGCCCGATGTCCGGCTGGCCTCTCCGCAGGGCAAGTGGATCCTGCTCACCACGGTCCTCGGCTCCAGCATGGCCATGCTGGACTCGACCGTCGTCAACGTCGCCCTCCCGCGCATCGGCCGCGACCTCGACGCCGACCTCGCGGCACTCCAGTGGACCGTCAACGCGTACATGCTCACGCTGGCCGGGCTGATCCTGCTCGGCGGTTCCCTGGGGGACCGGTACGGGCGCCGCAAGATCTTCGTCGTCGGGGTCGTGTGGTTCGCGGTGGCCTCGCTGCTGTGCGGGATCGCCCCGAACGCCGGGGTGCTCATCGCCGCCAGGGCGTTGCAGGGCGTCGGCGGGGCGCTCCTCACGCCGGGTTCGCTCGCGCTCATCCAGGCGTCCTTCCATCCCGACGACCGGGGGCGGGCGGTGGGCCTGTGGTCGGGGTTCGGGGGCGTCGGCGCGGCGGTCGGGCCGTTCCTGGGCGGGTGGCTGGTGGACGGGCCGGGGTGGCGGTGGGTGTTCCTGCTCAACGTTCCGCTGGCCCTGCTGTGTGTGCCGGTGGCGCTGCGGCATGTGCCCGAGTCGGGGGACGGCCGCAAGCACGGGCGCTTCGACGTGCTCGGCGCGGCGCTCGGTGCGCTGTCCCTCGCCCTGGTGACGTACGCGCTGATCGAGGCCCGTGGGGGTTCGGTCGTCGTCGCCGTGTGCGCGGTCGCCGGGGTGGCCGCCGGCATCGCCTTCGTGGTCGTCGAGAAGCGGCGCCGCGACCCGATGATGCCGCTCGACATCTTCGCGTCCCGCCAGTTCAGCGCGGTCAACCTCGTCACCCTGTGCGTGTACGCGGCCCTCGGCGGCTTCTTCTTCCTCGCCGTGATCCAGCTCCAGGTCGTCGCCGGTTACTCGGCCCTCGGCGCCGGTACGGCACTGCTGCCGACGACCGTGCTGATGCTGCTGCTCTCCGCCCGCTCCGGCGCCCTGGCCGACCGGATCGGGCCGCGCATTCCGCTCACCGTCGGGCCCCTGCTGTGTGCGGCCGGCATGCTGCTGATGCTGCGCGTCGGGCCGGACGCCTCGTACGTCGCCGACGTACTGCCGGCCGTGCTCGTCCTCGGCTTCGGCCTGGTCACGCTGGTCGCCCCGCTGACCGCCACCGTCCTCGCCTCCGTGGACGTCGCACGGGCGGGCCTGGCCAGCGGCATCAACAACGCGGCGGCCCGCGCGGCCGGTCTCGTCGCCGTGGCCGCGCTGCCTCTGCTGACCGGGATGGGCCAGGAGGCGTACCGCTCGCCCGCGGCCTTCGACGACGCCTTCGGGCGGGCGATGTCCCTGTGCGCGGGCGTGCTGGCGGCGGGAGCGGTCCTCGGCTTCGCGACCGTACGCCGTCTGCCCCCGGACTGCACCCGCCCCGAGTGCCGCACCCACGGCGGGGTTGTGGCGCCGCCGTTGGAGGGGCGGCCGGTGCGGGGGAGGGCGCCTGGGGGCGGGGATTCCTAG
- a CDS encoding acyltransferase — protein sequence MRRGAARVDAVTPADRDRAVDALRAFAILGVVLGHWLVTALVADGGTGLRTASPLHYMPWLAPISWAFQTLAVFFLVGGHAATRGYIAARARGATYGQWLTSRLSRLFKPVAAVLTLWTVAAVLLLVSGTDPDTIHTLVKLALSPLWFLLVFAALTAATPLLLRLSPLWPLAVVLHVDLLRFGLGGPAWLGWANVAAGWLVPYTLGAAWPRGELERRRAGWILLAGGATATAALVAWAGYPASMVGVPGAGISNLNPPTLAVVTFGLAQCGLALLLRGPLRRAMRRPLAWAAVALLNLSAMTIFLWHQTALMATTATGLTAGHLPGLHTVPDHLGWVAARLAWLPLFTLVLALCWTTFRAYEQGPRRPTGRPSRVVRSQPAAQGTEAEAQHHA from the coding sequence ATGCGCCGGGGCGCCGCCCGCGTCGACGCCGTCACCCCCGCCGACCGGGACCGGGCCGTCGACGCCCTGCGGGCCTTCGCCATCCTCGGTGTCGTCCTCGGCCACTGGCTGGTGACGGCCCTGGTGGCGGACGGCGGGACCGGTCTGCGCACCGCGAGCCCGCTCCACTACATGCCCTGGCTGGCCCCGATCTCCTGGGCCTTCCAGACCCTCGCCGTGTTCTTCCTGGTCGGCGGCCATGCGGCAACCCGCGGCTACATCGCGGCCCGAGCGCGCGGCGCGACATACGGACAGTGGCTGACGTCCCGGCTGTCCCGCCTGTTCAAACCGGTGGCGGCGGTCCTCACCCTGTGGACGGTGGCGGCGGTCCTGCTGCTCGTCTCCGGCACGGACCCCGACACCATCCACACCCTGGTCAAACTGGCCCTGTCCCCCCTGTGGTTCCTCCTGGTCTTCGCCGCGCTGACGGCGGCGACGCCCCTGCTCCTCCGGCTCAGCCCGCTCTGGCCCCTCGCGGTCGTCCTCCATGTGGACCTCCTCCGCTTCGGCCTGGGCGGCCCGGCCTGGCTCGGCTGGGCGAACGTGGCGGCCGGCTGGCTGGTGCCGTACACCCTGGGCGCGGCCTGGCCCCGGGGCGAGCTGGAGCGCCGGCGTGCGGGCTGGATCCTGCTGGCGGGCGGCGCGACGGCGACGGCCGCACTGGTCGCCTGGGCGGGCTACCCGGCGTCCATGGTCGGCGTCCCCGGCGCCGGGATCTCCAACCTCAACCCGCCCACGCTGGCCGTCGTCACGTTCGGCCTGGCCCAGTGCGGCCTGGCCCTGCTCCTGCGCGGGCCGTTGCGCCGCGCGATGCGCCGCCCCCTGGCCTGGGCGGCGGTGGCCCTGCTCAACCTCTCGGCGATGACGATCTTCCTCTGGCACCAGACGGCCCTGATGGCGACCACGGCCACGGGCCTGACGGCGGGCCACCTCCCCGGCCTGCACACCGTTCCCGACCACCTGGGCTGGGTGGCGGCCCGTCTGGCTTGGCTCCCGCTGTTCACCCTGGTCCTGGCGCTGTGCTGGACGACGTTCCGCGCCTACGAACAGGGCCCGCGGCGTCCGACCGGCCGCCCGTCCCGCGTGGTCCGATCCCAGCCGGCCGCTCAGGGCACCGAAGCGGAGGCACAGCACCATGCCTAG
- the pyrE gene encoding orotate phosphoribosyltransferase, producing MTDVRGELLQQIKDKAVVHGKVTLSSGLEADYYVDLRRITLDGEAAPLVGQVLLDLTAELEFDAVGGLTMGADPVAAAMLHAAAARGKRLDAFVVRKAAKAHGLQRRVEGPDIAGRRVLVVEDTSTTGGSPLTAVEAVREAGAEVAGVATIVDRATGAAEKIQEGAGVPYLFAYSKDELGLD from the coding sequence ATGACTGACGTACGTGGCGAGCTGCTGCAGCAGATCAAGGACAAGGCCGTGGTGCACGGCAAGGTGACCCTGTCGTCGGGGCTGGAGGCTGATTACTACGTCGATCTTCGGCGTATCACCCTCGACGGGGAGGCGGCCCCGCTCGTCGGGCAGGTGCTGCTCGATCTGACCGCGGAGCTGGAGTTCGACGCGGTCGGCGGGCTCACCATGGGCGCCGACCCCGTCGCCGCCGCGATGCTGCACGCCGCCGCCGCGCGCGGGAAGCGGCTGGACGCATTCGTCGTACGGAAGGCCGCCAAGGCGCACGGGCTGCAGCGGCGGGTCGAGGGGCCCGACATCGCGGGGCGGCGGGTTCTCGTCGTCGAGGACACCTCCACCACGGGCGGTTCGCCGCTCACCGCCGTCGAGGCCGTGCGTGAGGCGGGCGCCGAGGTCGCCGGCGTCGCGACCATCGTCGACCGGGCCACCGGCGCCGCCGAGAAGATCCAGGAGGGTGCCGGGGTGCCGTACCTCTTCGCCTACTCCAAGGACGAACTCGGGCTCGACTGA
- a CDS encoding DUF3151 domain-containing protein, translating into MTIHENLLGGPPPTHLPDDPEPRELLAGGTAPADVAAKYPMSSLAWAQLADDAFERGSVVESYAYARTGYHRGLDSLRRNGWKGHGPVPWEHEPNRGFLRALHALARAAGSIGEQEEHERCTQFLKDSSPTAAQTLG; encoded by the coding sequence ATGACGATTCACGAGAACCTCCTCGGGGGACCGCCCCCGACCCACCTCCCCGATGACCCCGAGCCGCGTGAGCTGCTCGCCGGTGGCACCGCGCCCGCGGACGTCGCCGCGAAGTACCCGATGTCCTCGCTGGCCTGGGCACAGCTGGCCGACGACGCGTTCGAGCGGGGCAGCGTCGTGGAGTCGTACGCCTATGCCCGTACGGGCTACCACCGCGGCCTGGACTCCCTGCGCCGTAACGGATGGAAGGGCCACGGCCCCGTCCCCTGGGAGCACGAGCCGAACCGCGGCTTCCTGCGTGCCCTGCACGCCCTCGCCCGCGCCGCCGGATCGATCGGCGAGCAGGAGGAGCACGAGCGCTGCACGCAGTTCCTGAAGGACTCCTCGCCGACGGCGGCCCAGACCCTGGGTTAG
- a CDS encoding aldose 1-epimerase, producing MSNEHITLTAGDAEVDVLPGNGGRVGGLRVGGSEVLRQGERFGCFPMVPWCGRIRDGRFLDGAVVRQMPLNAPPNAIHGTVRDGAWRVARVADGEAVITYDLVEPWPYAGRVTQVVALTPDSLSLTMSVETYETSFPAQIGWHPWFNRNLGGEGAQDVRLDFSPAWQEERGDDHLPTGNRIEPKPGPWDDCFGMPDGVDVTLTWPGQLELKVSSREEWVVVYDEQEAAVCVEPQTGPPNGLNSMPRLVTPLEPLEATTVWSWRRL from the coding sequence GTGAGTAACGAACACATCACGCTGACCGCGGGTGACGCGGAGGTGGACGTGCTGCCGGGGAACGGCGGGCGGGTCGGGGGGCTGCGGGTCGGGGGGAGTGAGGTGTTGCGGCAGGGGGAGCGGTTCGGGTGTTTCCCGATGGTTCCCTGGTGCGGGCGGATCCGGGACGGGCGGTTCCTGGACGGGGCCGTGGTGCGGCAGATGCCGCTCAACGCCCCGCCGAACGCCATCCACGGCACCGTACGGGACGGCGCCTGGCGCGTCGCCCGGGTCGCCGACGGCGAGGCGGTCATCACGTACGACCTGGTCGAGCCGTGGCCGTACGCCGGCCGCGTCACGCAGGTCGTCGCGCTCACCCCGGACAGCCTCAGCCTCACCATGTCCGTCGAGACGTACGAGACGTCCTTCCCGGCGCAGATCGGCTGGCATCCCTGGTTCAACCGGAACCTCGGCGGGGAGGGGGCGCAGGATGTGCGGCTCGACTTCAGCCCGGCCTGGCAGGAGGAGCGCGGGGACGATCACCTTCCCACCGGGAACCGGATCGAGCCGAAGCCCGGGCCCTGGGACGACTGCTTCGGGATGCCGGACGGTGTCGACGTCACGCTCACCTGGCCGGGGCAGTTGGAGCTGAAGGTGAGCAGTCGGGAGGAGTGGGTCGTCGTCTACGACGAGCAGGAGGCCGCTGTGTGTGTCGAGCCGCAGACCGGGCCGCCCAACGGGCTCAACAGCATGCCTCGTCTGGTCACGCCTCTGGAGCCGCTCGAAGCCACGACCGTCTGGAGCTGGCGGCGCCTCTAA
- a CDS encoding TetR/AcrR family transcriptional regulator has product MSAEPGTVRPGGRTARVRAAVLRAAGEVLAEQGFDGLDLADVARRAEVGKTTVYRRWGSVTGLVADLLADMAEQSLPREETGSVLGDLRANAELVRRTLADARQGALFRAVIAAATCDERTAQALRRFYEVRVAEWAPCVEQGVARGELPAGTDAEAVVRAVSAPLYYELLTTGVVPDAPAAERAARAAHAAAVAGVYVG; this is encoded by the coding sequence ATGTCCGCCGAACCCGGCACCGTACGTCCCGGAGGGCGTACCGCGCGTGTCCGTGCGGCCGTCCTGCGGGCGGCCGGAGAGGTGCTCGCGGAGCAGGGTTTCGACGGCCTCGACCTCGCGGACGTCGCCCGGCGCGCCGAGGTGGGCAAGACGACGGTGTACCGCCGGTGGGGTTCGGTGACGGGCCTGGTGGCCGACCTGCTCGCCGACATGGCCGAACAGTCGCTGCCGCGCGAGGAGACCGGGTCCGTGCTCGGGGACCTGCGGGCCAACGCCGAGCTGGTGCGGCGGACGTTGGCGGACGCCCGGCAGGGCGCCCTGTTCCGCGCCGTCATCGCCGCGGCGACCTGCGACGAACGTACGGCGCAGGCGCTGCGGCGGTTCTACGAGGTGCGGGTCGCGGAGTGGGCGCCGTGCGTGGAACAGGGCGTCGCCAGAGGGGAGTTGCCCGCCGGGACCGACGCCGAGGCGGTCGTACGGGCGGTGTCGGCGCCCTTGTACTACGAGTTGCTGACGACCGGGGTGGTCCCCGACGCCCCCGCCGCGGAGCGCGCCGCGCGGGCCGCGCATGCGGCTGCCGTGGCGGGGGTGTACGTCGGTTAG
- the fbaA gene encoding class II fructose-bisphosphate aldolase: MPIATPEVYNEMLDRAKAGKFAYPAINVTSTQTLHAALRGFAEAESDGIIQISTGGAEFLGGQHNKDMVTGAVALAEFAHIVAKKYDITVALHTDHCPKDKLDGYVRPLLAVSEERVARGENPLFQSHMWDGSAETLADNLSIAQELLERARAAKIILEVEITPTGGEEDGVSHEINDSLYTTVDDAVRTVEALGLGEKGRYLLAASFGNVHGVYKPGNVVLRPELLKELNEGVAAKYGKASPFDFVFHGGSGSSAEEIATALDNGVVKMNIDTDTQYAFTRPVADHMFKNYDGVLKVDGEVGSKKTYDPRTWGKLAEASMAARVTEACSNLRSTGTKIK; this comes from the coding sequence ATGCCCATCGCAACCCCCGAGGTCTACAACGAGATGCTCGACCGGGCGAAGGCAGGCAAGTTCGCCTACCCGGCCATCAACGTGACGTCGACCCAGACCCTGCACGCGGCCCTGCGCGGCTTCGCGGAGGCGGAGAGCGACGGCATCATCCAGATCTCGACGGGTGGCGCCGAGTTCCTGGGCGGTCAGCACAACAAGGACATGGTCACCGGCGCCGTCGCCCTGGCCGAGTTCGCGCACATCGTCGCCAAGAAGTACGACATCACCGTCGCCCTGCACACGGACCACTGCCCGAAGGACAAGCTCGACGGGTACGTACGGCCGCTGCTCGCGGTGTCGGAGGAGCGGGTCGCGCGCGGTGAGAACCCGCTGTTCCAGTCGCACATGTGGGACGGCTCGGCCGAGACCCTCGCCGACAACCTGTCCATCGCGCAGGAGCTGCTGGAGCGCGCCCGCGCCGCCAAGATCATCCTTGAGGTCGAGATCACCCCGACCGGTGGCGAGGAGGACGGCGTCTCGCACGAGATCAACGACTCCCTCTACACGACGGTCGACGACGCCGTTCGTACGGTCGAGGCCCTCGGTCTCGGTGAGAAGGGGCGCTACCTGCTCGCCGCTTCCTTCGGCAACGTCCACGGCGTGTACAAGCCGGGCAACGTCGTGCTCCGCCCCGAGCTGCTCAAGGAGCTGAACGAGGGCGTCGCCGCCAAGTACGGCAAGGCGTCCCCGTTCGACTTCGTCTTCCACGGCGGCTCCGGCTCCTCCGCCGAGGAGATCGCGACCGCGCTGGACAACGGCGTCGTCAAGATGAACATCGACACCGACACGCAGTACGCCTTCACGCGTCCGGTCGCCGACCACATGTTCAAGAACTACGACGGTGTCCTCAAGGTCGACGGCGAGGTCGGTTCGAAGAAGACCTACGACCCGCGCACCTGGGGCAAGCTCGCCGAGGCGAGCATGGCCGCGCGCGTGACGGAGGCCTGCTCGAACCTGCGCTCCACGGGTACGAAGATCAAGTAG
- a CDS encoding alpha/beta hydrolase: protein MGRITGRTAGRTTGVGAAGTSEPKKKAHRTHRWRRALLATLITGAVVVPLSGAARPEIPAPAPAALAPVTAATLDETYAANRANAAEASRMAAAHGNRERAAADRAMADPSRHFLSFDGRGPGLATEVFGDLAHADRIAVLVPGSDTSIDTYDRFRDAARALHERLTREAPHGTRTAVMAWLGYETPATVSTTVTTAGRAEEAAPKLREFIRHLPALTADRKPRISLLCHSYGSVVCGRAASHLDVDDIALVGSPGTGADTAAALRTPARVWAARGSDDWVAEVPHVRLDLFGTVVGFGTDPMSPSFGARVFAAGDGGHSDYFRPGSTSLVNLARVVLGETSEVRHG from the coding sequence ATGGGGCGTATCACCGGGCGTACCGCGGGGCGTACCACGGGGGTCGGCGCAGCCGGGACGAGTGAGCCGAAGAAGAAGGCCCACCGCACCCACAGATGGCGCCGAGCTCTCCTCGCCACCCTGATCACCGGTGCCGTGGTCGTCCCGCTGTCCGGCGCCGCCCGTCCCGAGATCCCCGCCCCGGCCCCGGCCGCCCTCGCGCCGGTGACGGCGGCGACCCTGGACGAGACATACGCGGCCAACCGTGCCAACGCCGCCGAGGCGTCCCGCATGGCCGCGGCCCACGGCAACCGCGAACGGGCCGCAGCGGACCGCGCGATGGCCGACCCGTCCCGCCACTTCCTCTCCTTCGACGGCCGCGGCCCCGGCCTCGCGACGGAGGTCTTCGGCGACCTGGCCCACGCCGACCGCATCGCGGTCCTGGTGCCCGGCTCCGACACGTCCATCGACACATACGACCGCTTCCGCGACGCCGCCCGCGCCCTGCACGAGCGGCTCACCCGGGAGGCTCCGCACGGCACCCGCACCGCCGTCATGGCCTGGCTCGGCTACGAAACCCCGGCCACGGTCAGCACCACGGTCACGACGGCGGGCCGAGCCGAGGAGGCGGCCCCGAAGCTGCGGGAGTTCATACGGCACCTGCCCGCCCTCACGGCCGACAGGAAGCCGCGCATATCCCTCCTCTGCCACTCCTACGGCTCGGTGGTCTGCGGCCGTGCGGCCTCCCACCTGGACGTGGACGACATCGCCCTGGTCGGCAGCCCCGGCACCGGCGCGGACACCGCGGCGGCCCTGCGCACCCCGGCCCGCGTCTGGGCGGCCCGCGGCAGCGACGACTGGGTGGCGGAGGTGCCGCACGTCAGGCTCGACCTGTTCGGCACGGTCGTCGGCTTCGGCACCGACCCGATGTCCCCGTCCTTCGGCGCCCGTGTCTTCGCGGCGGGCGACGGCGGCCACAGCGACTACTTCCGGCCGGGCTCGACGTCCCTGGTGAACCTGGCCCGCGTCGTCCTGGGCGAGACCTCGGAGGTGAGGCATGGCTGA
- a CDS encoding alpha/beta hydrolase: MPDDVAAARAAAEEESAFSHPPVDPDAIASYGDHPDQVIDFYAPRGEAGPGGLAPLVVLLHGGAWRAPYDRRHVTPFADFMARRGFAVANVEYRRGAEGAEGLESAEGAGGAADARAGGGPVAGRWPDTFDDVAAALDALPALVRELLPQADPRRMVLTGHSAGGHLALWAAARHVLPADASWRTDRPAPLRGVVALAPIADFTVADKLDVCGGAARQLLGGAVEFAERRPYADPALLLPTGIATTLVQGRTDIVVPQAVAESYADAAAKAGEVVGLTLLEDVGHFPLIDPAADACAVVVEEIAQLAW, translated from the coding sequence ATGCCGGACGACGTCGCAGCAGCCCGGGCCGCTGCCGAAGAGGAGTCGGCCTTCTCGCACCCGCCCGTCGACCCCGACGCCATCGCCTCGTACGGCGACCACCCCGACCAGGTGATCGACTTCTACGCGCCGCGCGGCGAGGCCGGTCCGGGCGGCCTTGCCCCGCTGGTCGTCCTGCTGCACGGCGGGGCGTGGCGGGCTCCGTACGACCGGCGGCATGTCACGCCGTTCGCGGACTTCATGGCTCGGCGGGGGTTCGCCGTGGCCAATGTGGAGTACCGGCGGGGCGCGGAGGGAGCGGAGGGTTTGGAGAGCGCGGAGGGTGCGGGCGGCGCGGCGGATGCGCGTGCGGGCGGCGGGCCGGTCGCCGGGCGGTGGCCGGACACCTTCGACGACGTGGCCGCCGCGCTGGACGCGCTGCCCGCGCTCGTACGGGAGTTGCTCCCGCAGGCCGACCCGCGCCGCATGGTGCTCACCGGCCACTCGGCCGGCGGCCACCTGGCCCTCTGGGCGGCGGCCCGCCATGTTCTCCCCGCGGACGCCTCCTGGCGCACGGACCGCCCCGCTCCCCTGCGGGGGGTGGTCGCCCTGGCCCCGATCGCCGACTTCACGGTCGCCGACAAGCTGGACGTCTGCGGGGGTGCCGCGCGGCAACTCCTGGGCGGCGCGGTGGAGTTCGCCGAGCGCCGGCCCTACGCCGACCCCGCGCTCCTGCTCCCGACCGGCATCGCCACGACGCTCGTCCAGGGCCGCACGGACATCGTCGTCCCGCAGGCGGTCGCCGAGTCGTACGCGGACGCGGCGGCGAAGGCGGGGGAGGTGGTCGGTCTCACGCTGCTGGAGGACGTCGGACACTTTCCGCTGATCGATCCGGCGGCGGACGCGTGTGCGGTGGTGGTGGAGGAGATCGCGCAGTTGGCGTGGTGA
- a CDS encoding tryptophan 2,3-dioxygenase family protein has product MSHEAHEAEEPSTPHLDFAGTTPYEDYVQADVLTHLQHTLSDDPGEMVFLVTTQVMELWFTVIVHEWETAANALREDRVPVAIDALKRSVRELEALNASWKPLGQLTPAQFNAYRSALGEGSGFQSAMYRRMEFLLAEKSASMLVPHRGAPRVHAELEKALHEPSLYDEVLRFLARRGCAIPESVLKRDVSRRYEPSDAVEAVWTEIYSGDQNAELARLGEALTDVAELVWRWRNDHLVATRRAMGAKTGTGGSAGVAWLEKRAQKNVFPELWTARSHV; this is encoded by the coding sequence ATGTCCCACGAGGCTCACGAGGCTGAAGAGCCCTCGACTCCGCATCTCGACTTCGCAGGCACCACGCCGTACGAGGACTACGTACAGGCGGACGTTCTCACCCACCTCCAGCACACCCTCTCCGACGACCCCGGAGAGATGGTCTTCCTGGTCACGACCCAGGTGATGGAGCTGTGGTTCACGGTCATCGTCCACGAGTGGGAGACGGCGGCGAACGCCCTCCGCGAGGACCGCGTGCCGGTGGCGATCGACGCGCTGAAGCGTTCCGTACGGGAACTGGAGGCCCTGAACGCCTCCTGGAAGCCGCTCGGCCAGCTCACGCCGGCCCAGTTCAACGCGTACCGCAGCGCCCTCGGCGAGGGCTCCGGCTTCCAGTCGGCGATGTACCGGCGCATGGAGTTCCTGCTCGCCGAGAAGTCCGCGTCCATGCTGGTCCCGCACCGCGGCGCCCCGCGCGTCCACGCGGAACTGGAGAAGGCGCTGCACGAGCCGAGCCTGTACGACGAGGTGCTGCGCTTCCTCGCCCGGCGCGGCTGCGCGATCCCCGAGAGCGTGCTGAAGCGCGACGTGTCGCGGCGGTACGAGCCGTCGGACGCGGTGGAGGCCGTCTGGACCGAGATCTACTCCGGTGACCAGAACGCCGAACTCGCCCGCCTCGGCGAGGCGTTGACCGATGTCGCCGAACTGGTGTGGCGCTGGCGCAACGACCACCTCGTCGCCACCCGGCGCGCGATGGGCGCCAAGACCGGCACGGGCGGTTCGGCCGGGGTGGCCTGGCTGGAGAAGCGGGCGCAGAAGAACGTGTTCCCGGAGCTGTGGACGGCGAGGTCTCATGTCTGA
- the kynU gene encoding kynureninase, with the protein MSELAELAARAGVLDAADELAAARKQFVLDTVSDHAADAAGVYLDGNSLGALPANVPGRVEDVVRRQWGELRIRSWDESGWWTAPERIGDRIAPLVGAAPGQIVVGDSTSVNVFKAVVAAVRMANSAVGGAGRDEILVDATTFPTDGYIAESAARMTGCALRPVTPAEVPGALGDRTAAVLLNHVDYRTGRLHDLPALTAAVHAAGAYVVWDLCHSAGALPVGLDEHGVDLAVGCTYKYLNGGPGSPAYLYVRSDLQDRFDSPLPGWNSHAEPFGMRVDFAPAAGALRGRVGTPDILSMLALEAALEVWEGVSIEAVRAKSLALTDFFLECVGAYAGEGRVESVTPVAHAERGSQVALRCEGAGEVMKALIERGVVGDFRHPDVLRFGFTPLYVGFADVERAARVLGKVLAEVPGQALGEGSPEGAAEGPPR; encoded by the coding sequence ATGTCTGAGCTCGCGGAACTCGCCGCCAGGGCGGGGGTGCTGGACGCGGCCGACGAACTGGCCGCCGCCCGCAAGCAGTTCGTACTGGATACCGTGTCCGATCATGCGGCTGACGCCGCGGGCGTCTACCTCGACGGCAACTCCCTGGGCGCCCTCCCGGCGAACGTCCCGGGGCGGGTCGAGGACGTCGTACGGCGGCAGTGGGGCGAGCTGCGTATCCGCTCCTGGGACGAGAGCGGCTGGTGGACCGCTCCCGAGCGGATCGGCGACCGGATCGCTCCCCTGGTCGGCGCGGCGCCCGGCCAGATCGTGGTCGGCGACTCGACAAGTGTCAATGTTTTCAAGGCGGTTGTCGCCGCCGTGCGGATGGCGAACTCCGCTGTCGGCGGGGCGGGCCGGGACGAGATCCTGGTCGACGCGACGACCTTCCCCACGGACGGGTACATCGCCGAGTCGGCGGCGCGGATGACGGGGTGTGCGCTGCGGCCCGTGACGCCCGCGGAGGTGCCGGGTGCGCTGGGCGACCGTACGGCCGCCGTCCTGCTGAACCACGTCGACTACCGCACCGGCCGCCTGCACGACCTTCCCGCACTCACGGCCGCCGTGCACGCGGCGGGGGCGTACGTCGTCTGGGACCTCTGCCACAGCGCGGGCGCGCTGCCCGTGGGGCTGGACGAGCACGGGGTCGACCTGGCGGTCGGCTGCACGTACAAGTACCTGAACGGCGGGCCGGGTTCGCCGGCGTACCTGTACGTGCGCAGTGACCTGCAGGACCGCTTCGACTCCCCGCTCCCCGGCTGGAACTCGCACGCCGAGCCCTTCGGCATGCGCGTCGACTTCGCACCGGCGGCGGGCGCACTGCGCGGTCGCGTCGGCACGCCGGACATCCTCTCCATGCTGGCCCTGGAGGCCGCGCTGGAGGTTTGGGAGGGCGTGTCGATCGAGGCGGTGCGCGCCAAGTCCCTCGCGTTGACCGACTTCTTCCTGGAGTGCGTCGGGGCGTATGCGGGGGAGGGGCGCGTGGAGTCGGTGACTCCGGTGGCGCACGCGGAGCGCGGCAGCCAGGTGGCGCTGCGCTGCGAGGGCGCCGGGGAGGTCATGAAAGCGCTCATCGAACGGGGCGTGGTCGGCGACTTCCGCCACCCGGACGTGCTGCGCTTCGGTTTCACGCCGCTGTACGTCGGGTTCGCGGACGTGGAGCGGGCGGCACGGGTGCTGGGGAAGGTGCTGGCGGAGGTGCCGGGGCAGGCGCTGGGGGAAGGGTCGCCGGAGGGGGCGGCCGAGGGTCCGCCGCGCTAA